A genomic region of Aspergillus oryzae RIB40 DNA, chromosome 1 contains the following coding sequences:
- a CDS encoding mRNA splicing protein PRP18 (U5 snRNP-associated RNA splicing factor) codes for MDFAALMSKEISKAKSGGSSSSDKKDTSNPPEKKYVRRSELEAARIAAYNEEQERAQREREERMAQKRKLDEEEAERRQEREEKKRRLAEESRKKREEEEAAQERERRKRLGLPELPPASEKDEDKDKDEEEDIPDEELVTKLREMDEPARLFGETHRGRLRRYRRLVERSLTPQQQLSDGPIPTTLELVPEKDMKISTTLPKDTEGRKYLFRQLASYFNMVLGEWELALAKRDISVKQSLQGRQAYNAMVQSRENMKPLFRKFEKVDVDDRVLEHVVEIVHNAQLRRYVDANDAYLRLSIGKAAWPIGVTMVGIHERSAREKLHQSDQQAHILSDEITRKYLQSIKRCLSFAQTRWPPDDQLQIMG; via the exons ATGGATTTCGCGGCGTTGATGTCCAAGGAGATCTCCAAAGCTAAAAGCGGCGgatcatcgtcatcagaCAAAAAAGATACATCGAACCCcccagagaagaaatatgTTCGTCGCAGTGAATTAGAAGCCGCTAGGATTGCCGCCTACAATGAGGAGCAGGAGCGGGCGCAACGTGAACGAGAAGAGCGCATGGCTCAGAAGCGCAaactggatgaggaggaggccgaaCGGCGCCAGgagcgagaagagaaaaagcgaCGGCTAGCGGAAGAGTCAcggaaaaagagggaagaagaagaggcgGCCCAGGAGCGAGAGCGACGGAAGCGGTTGGGATTGCCCGAGTTGCCCCCTGCTAGTGAAAAGGATgaggacaaggacaaggatgaggaagaagacattccGGACGAGGAACTAGTTACGAAGCTGCGTGAGATGGATGAACCGGCTCGATTGTTCGGAGAGACACACCGCGGCCGTTTACGGCGGTATCGTCGACTCGTGGAGCGTTCGCTCACCCCTCAACAGCAATTGTCTGATGGTCCTATTCCCACGACGCTGGAACTGGTCCCCGAGAAGGATATGAAGATCTCCACGACACTCCCTAAGGATACCGAAGGTCGCAAGTATTTGTTCCGCCAGCTGGCGTCGTATTTCAACATGGTTCTAGGGGAATGGGAGCTTGCATTGGCGAAGCGAGATATATCTGTCAAGCAGAGTCTCCAGGGACGGCAAGCCTACAATGCCATGGTCCAGTCGCGGGAGAACATGAAGCCGCTGTTCCGAAAGTTTGAGAaggtggatgttgatgataGAGTACTGGAGCATGTTGTCGAGATCGTCCACAACGCCCAGCTGCGGAGATATGTAGATGCAAATGATGCCTATCTACGATTGAGTATTGGAAAGGC AGCATGGCCCATCGGTGTAACCATGGTTGGTATCCACGAACGATCAGCTCGAGAGAAGCTCCACCAGAGCGACCAACAGGCTCATATTCTAAGTGATGAGATCACTCGCAAGTATCTGCAAAGTATTAAACGATGCTTGAGCTTTGCGCAAACTCGGTGGCCTCCAGACGATCAGCTGCAGATCATGGGCTAG
- a CDS encoding SAP18 family protein (predicted protein), with product MAAARDAPKPQIDRQSTTPFHLKLFYRMNNFHHLSDFAPQSSPASYGGPVSGPNAIRARSPPPPPLPAHLQIYTWQSCSLRELSQLLTSALPSLLPDPPVGTRLCFRLIYPDTKTAAQMGPEARGRYLSKDIGSVVIGPRDSPYRDENDEENSAPTGPRTGPLRLQGHDADKTLQDVRFVIGDYVDCAILPPLEDGSVAPPITAGRGSIGSAVGGGMRAFRDNGFAGRPGRGGRGGGERIPAGDWRRGERLPEGGGRGRRGWGPY from the coding sequence ATGGCCGCCGCTCGAGATGCGCCGAAACCCCAAATCGACCGTCAGTCTACAACACCCTTCCATCTGAAGCTTTTCTACCGCATGAACAACTTCCACCACCTGTCAGACTTTGCTCCCCAGTCGTCGCCTGCATCATACGGGGGTCCTGTCAGCGGCCCCAATGCCATCCGGGCGCgctcccctcccccgccgccGCTCCCTGCCCACCTTCAAATTTACACCTGGCAGTCCTGCTCACTGCGCGAGTTGTCACAGCTCCTCACATCCGCCTTGCCGTCACTACTACCGGACCCGCCCGTAGGGACGAGACTATGCTTTCGCCTCATTTACCCCGACACAAAGACCGCAGCACAAATGGGACCCGAGGCGCGAGGCCGATACCTTAGCAAGGACATAGGCAGTGTGGTGATTGGGCCAAGGGACAGCCCGTACCGCGATGAgaacgacgaagaaaacaGTGCTCCTACGGGACCCCGGACCGGACCTCTACGGCTACAGGGTCACGACGCCGACAAAACACTACAAGACGTACGATTCGTGATCGGAGACTATGTCGACTGCGCGATTCTGCCGCCACTGGAGGACGGGTCGGTAGCACCTCCGATCACGGCCGGGAGGGGATCTATTGGTTCggctgttggtggtggtatgaGAGCATTCCGCGATAATGGGTTCGCAGGCCGGCCAGGTCGGGGAGGCCGAGGTGGCGGGGAACGCATTCCTGCAGGCGATTGGAGACGAGGAGAGAGGCTACCGGAAGGAGGGGGGCgtgggaggagaggatggggTCCTTATTAA
- a CDS encoding phosphatidylinositol N-acetylglucosaminyltransferase subunit A/GPI3 (N-acetylglucosaminyltransferase complex, subunit PIG-A/SPT14, required for phosphatidylinositol biosynthesis/Sulfolipid synthase): MRPLSLGAGTCSRAVTKGRTFPRSMVSDFFFPQPGGIESHIYQLSTKLIDRGHKVIIITHAYKGRTGVRYLTNGLKVYHVPFLVIYRESTMPTVFSFFPIFRNIVIREQIQIVHGHASLSSFCHEAILHARTMGLRTVFTDHSLFGFADAGSILTNKLLKFTLSDVDHVICVSHTCKENTVLRASLDPLMVSVIPNAVVAENFRPLEQGEPPRPIGPNDIITIVVISRLFYNKGTDLLIATIPRILSSHPNVRFIIAGSGPKAIDLEQMLERNVLQDKVEMLGPVRHEEVRDVMVRGHIYLHPSLTEAFGTVLVEAASCGLYVVCTRVGGIPEVLPQHMTTFAKPEEDDLVMATSKAIAALRSNKVRTDRFHDQVKMMYSWTDVAQRTERVYKGIQGDISPEEFYGYYPGQGWEASGDRVRSFALIDRLKRYYGCGVWAGKLFCLCVVIDVLIYVLLEMWFPRANIDIARSWPKKLKQKETADSTRDSPHRIGSTT; encoded by the exons ATGAGGCCTCTGAGCCTAGGAGCTGGAACTTGCTCTAGAGCTGTAACCAAGGGTAGGAC CTTTCCGCGCAGTATGGTCAgtgacttcttcttcccacaACCAGGTGGGATTGAAAGTCACATTTACCAGTTATCGACC AAGCTCATCGACCGTGGCCATAAAGTAATTATCATTACCCATGCGTACAAGGGTCGCACGGGAGTTCGATATCTTACAAATGGCCTCAAAGTGTATCATGTCCCTTTTCTCGTCATATACCGCGAATCGACTATGCCAACTgttttttcattctttcctATATTTCGTAATATTGTCATTCGCGAGCAGATTCAGATTGTTCATGGACACGCAAGCTTGAGCAGCTTCTGCCATGAAGCTATTCTGCATGCCCGGACAATGGGTCTACGGACTGTCTTTACCGACCATTCGCTATTTGGTTTCGCTGATGCGGGTTCAATTCTTACCAATAAACTGCTCAAATTTACGCTGAGTGATGTGGACCATGTGATTTGTGTCAGCCATACATG TAAAGAGAATACGGTTCTTCGAGCATCCTTGGATCCGCTAATGGTCTCCGTAATCCCTAATGCGGTAGTCGCGGAAAACTTCCGACCTCTAGAGCAAGGAGAGCCGCCGAGGCCAATCGGACCAAACGATATTATCACTATCGTCGTGATCTCGCGTCTATTTTATAACAAGGGAACTGATCTGTTGATCGCTACGATCCCGAGAATCCTTTCGTCCCATCCCAATGTGCGGTTCATCATCGCTGGGTCAGGGCCCAAGGCTATCGACTTGGAGCAAATGTTAGAACGCAACGTACTTCAAGACAAAGTAGAGATGCTCGGTCCCGTTCGTCACGAAGAAGTTCGAGATGTCATGGTTCGAGGTCACATCTATCTACACCCAAGTTTAACCGAAGCCTTCGGGACAGTTCTCGTAGAAGCCGCCAGCTGTGGCCTCTATGTGGTATGTACGCGAGTTGGCGGCATTCCAGAAGTGCTGCCTCAGCATATGACCACTTTCGCTAAGCCGGAAGAAGACGATCTTGTCATGGCTACTAGCAAAGCCATAGCCGCACTACGCTCCAACAAAGTGAGGACTGATCGATTTCACGATcaggtgaagatgatgtacTCCTGGACCGATGTGGCACAGCGTACAGAACGTGTGTACAAGGGCATTCAGGGCGACATAAGCCCTGAAGAATTTTACGGTTATTATCCCGGCCAAGGCTGGGAAGCGAGTGGTGATAGGGTACGAAGCTTTGCCCTCATTGACCGACTGAAACGTTACTATGGCTGCGGGGTGTGGGCAGGCAAGCTGTTTTGCCTTTGCGTGGTCATTGATGTCCTAATCTATGTTCTCCTAGAGATGTGGTTTCCCCGCGCCAATATCGATATTGCTCGCAGTTGgccaaagaagctgaaacaaaaggaaacagCCGACTCAACCAGAGATAGCCCACATCGCATTGGCTCGACGACTTAA
- a CDS encoding uncharacterized protein (predicted protein): MSRRECSALTGRPEAHRLPSMDTDTIIIVTVTGNGPSAMILSFILHGHVPYYFPNPPHPDPLLHAKLKDHPALLDADVDALTEHFAASRLSYSTQALPVNVLFDTLFRPSIDVEELGSVSNIEWRYVPEKAVPHLVFGNAPRPGGQWTENLVPASWEIQTLSYASMLSLPGYSFAEHYRTVTGKDLPAFTRPSRQETAEYFRMYPEAVGIADVFKSNETLAGISRTENGFFIESHNINCKNLVLASGIFSEVIQPRPLLQPLLSLQPVPDIPLLIIGSGFSAADVIISAPTDQRIIHVFKWDPESRPSPLRGCHQQAYPEYAGVYRLMKRAAVAAAPTNHKRPARMKRTTSSPFLESRAWDEVYEGYPNTEIIGVDMKKEFATVTFRRTDGTIFSRPVRGMVYATGRRGSLGYLERGLLSEIVGCDDKGDVSPTVSGQTLRHKAFENMEIANNVFIVGSLTGDTLIRFAHGSCAQTAGKLIRTYTGENNAKSNAAASPRPQGSSPGVMQGFDGHDVYGNGNHRAQLDKIDSCRTEYPMPEKSGLLGSIWKALTAIW, from the exons ATGTCCCGTCGAGAATGCTCCGCGCTGACTGGGCGGCCGGAGGCTCACAGATTGCCTTCAATGGACACTGACACCATTATAATCG TAACCGTCACAGGAAATGGGCCTTCGGCCATGATCCTGTCCTTTATCCTGCATGGACACGTCCCGTATTATTTCCCCAatcctccacatcctgaTCCGCTTCTTCATGCCAAACTCAAAGATCACCCGGCGTTGCTGGATGCCGATGTCGATGCTTTGACGGAGCATTTCGCCGCTTCTCGGCTGAGCTACTCCACTCAAGCTCTGCCGGTCAATGTATTATTTGACACCCTCTTCCGCCCAAGTATCGACGTGGAAGAACTGGGAAGCGTTTCAAATATCGAATGGCGATATGTGCCTGAGAAAGCGGTTCCTCACTTGGTTTTCGGGAATGCGCCACGGCCCGGTGGTCAATGGACCGAAAATCTCGTCCCTGCTAGTTGGGAAATTCAGACTTTGAGCTATGCATCGATGTTATCTCTTCCGGGCTACTCCTTCGCGGAACATTACCGGACGGTCACAGGCAAAGATCTCCCTGCTTTCACCCGTCCCAGTAGACAGGAGACAGCCGAATATTTCCGGATGTATCCGGAAGCAGTTGGGATTGCGGATGTTTTCAAGAGCAATGAAACTCTGGCCGGTATTTCCAGAACGGAGAATGGCTTTTTCATTGAATCACACAATATCAATTGCAAGAACCTGGTTTTAGCGAGCGGCATATTTTCCGAGGTGATACAGCCTCGTCCGCTGCTTCAGCCACTCCTCTCGCTTCAACCCGTCCCGGATATCCCTCTTCTCATTATTGGGTCTGGGTTTTCAGCTGCAGATGTAATTATCTCAGCGCCGACAGACCAGAGGATCATCCATGTATTCAAATGGGATCCCGAATCCCGGCCCTCTCCCCTGCGGGGTTGCCACCAACAAGCCTACCCCGAGTACGCGGGGGTCTACCGTCTGATGAAACGAGCTGCTGTTGCGGCAGCGCCAACCAATCATAAGCGTCCTGCCAGAATGAAGCGGACGACATCCAGCCCGTTTCTCGAAAGCCGTGCTTGGGATGAGGTTTATGAAGGATATCCAAATACTGAAATAATTGgtgtggatatgaagaaagAATTCGCTACAGTTACCTTCCGCCGAACTGATGGCACCATTTTCTCGCGACCTGTACGCGGTATGGTGTATGCGACTGGTCGCCGGGGCTCCCTTGGCTACCTGGAGCGTGGACTCCTTTCTGAGATTGTGGGGTGCGATGATAAAGGCGATGTCAGCCCGACGGTCTCTGGGCAAACCTTGCGACACAAAGCATTTGAAAACATGGAAATCGCGAATaatgtcttcatcgttgGCAGTTTGACGGGCGACACTCTCATTCGGTTTGCACATGGCAGCTGTGCTCAAACAGCAGGCAAACTGATCCGTACATATACTGGGGAAAACAATGCAAAGTCCAATGCGGCGGCCTCTCCGCGACCGCAGGGATCATCACCAGGGGTGATGCAGGGCTTCGATGGCCACGATGTTTACGGAAACGGAAACCACAGGGCCCAACTCGATAAAATAGATAGCTGCCGGACGGAGTACCCTATGCCCGAGAAGTCAGGTTTGCTTGGAAGCATATGGAAAGCACTAACGGCAATCTGGTAA
- a CDS encoding ADP-ribosylation factor family protein (GTP-binding ADP-ribosylation factor-like protein yARL3): MYHLARSLYMYATSKEEYSVLLLGLDNAGKTTLLSQIKALYQPRPEGAPAPNPGKTVPTVGQNVATINLPEMYLKIWDVGGQLTMRNLWQSYYSSCHAIIFVVDSTDVGQDPDIARLPSNRRSSSASGPSGGNADAFTEQTVGINAPGSDFGRLDECREVLESVLKNADVAGVPILVLANKQDREDSVEVVRIKEGFVRKVFEGESGGAMRDSRVLPVSALLGSGVQEAVEWVQTRVKWNKEGRPPVMR, translated from the exons ATGTACCATCTGGCCAGGTCGTTGTATATGTACGCCACCAGCAAAGAGG AGTACTCTGTCCTCCTGCTCGGGTTAGATAACGCTGGAAAAACTACGCTCCTCTCGCAGATCAAGGCCCTCTACCAACCCCGTCCCGAAGGCGCCCCTGCTCCGAACCCTGGCAAGACCGTGCCTACAGTCGGCCAAAATGTCGCAACCATCAATCTCCCGGAAATGTACCTGAAGATCTGGGATGTTGGAGGTCAATTAACGATGAGAAACCTATGGCAAAGCTACTACTCAAGCTGTCATGcgatcatcttcgtcgtcgacaGCACCGACGTCGGTCAAGACCCAGATATCGCCCGACTCCCTTCGAATCGGCGCTCCAGCTCTGCATCGGGCCCTTCGGGAGGTAACGCCGATGCGTTCACCGAGCAGACAGTCGGTATCAATGCTCCCGGAAGTGACTTTGGTCGGCTCGACGAGTGTCGCGAAGTGTTAGAATCAGTTTTGAAGAACGCGGATGTGGCGGGTGTACCGATCCTGGTCCTGGCAAACAAgcaagatcgagaagatTCGGTAGAAGTGGTTCGCATCAAGGAAGGGTTTGTGCGCAAGGTTTTCGAAGGAGAATCTGGAGGCGCCATGCGTGATAGTCGCGTCTTACCGGTCAGTGCGCTTCTGGGCTCAGGAGTCCAGGAAGCTGTAGAGTGGGTTCAAACTCGAGTCAAATGGAATAAGGAGGGAAGGCCACCAGTGATGAGGTGA